The Spiroplasma clarkii genome has a window encoding:
- the pdhA gene encoding pyruvate dehydrogenase (acetyl-transferring) E1 component subunit alpha translates to MKYINKFDPQKDQVVRILDVDGKVIDEKLLPKISDKQLIEAYKLMNLSRRQDDFQNKAQRQGRLLSFLSSTGQEACEVAYALAMVKGQDWLAPGYRNNAAWLTAGMPMHNIMMYWMGNEFGGQSPQGVNLLPPNIIIGSQYSQAVGIAFAEKYKKTNGVALTSTGDGGMSEGEVYESMNFAKLHELPVVFICENNKWAISTPYAKSTKSLNVAVKGIAVGIPGIKVDGNDFLASYAVASEAIEFARQGNGPVLIEFDTYRLGAHSSSDNPDIYRPKPEYEEALTKDPLIRMKKYLIDKKLWTEKKQTALDEEQDLFIRQEFDYAEAHKDYPLEDVFNYLYETKTPELEAQYQEAAAFFAANPNAKGGHH, encoded by the coding sequence ATGAAATATATAAATAAATTTGATCCACAAAAAGACCAAGTTGTCAGAATTTTAGATGTTGACGGTAAAGTAATTGATGAAAAACTTTTACCAAAAATTTCAGATAAACAATTAATTGAAGCTTACAAATTGATGAATTTATCAAGAAGACAAGATGATTTTCAAAATAAAGCCCAAAGACAGGGGCGTTTATTATCATTTTTATCTTCAACTGGACAAGAAGCTTGTGAGGTTGCCTATGCTTTGGCTATGGTCAAAGGACAAGATTGATTAGCACCAGGTTATCGTAACAATGCAGCTTGATTAACTGCTGGAATGCCAATGCACAACATTATGATGTATTGAATGGGAAATGAGTTTGGAGGTCAATCTCCTCAAGGAGTTAACCTCTTACCACCAAATATTATTATTGGGAGTCAATATTCTCAAGCAGTGGGGATTGCTTTTGCAGAAAAATATAAAAAAACAAATGGAGTTGCATTAACATCAACTGGTGACGGAGGTATGAGTGAAGGTGAAGTTTATGAATCAATGAACTTTGCCAAACTGCATGAACTTCCAGTTGTCTTTATTTGTGAAAACAACAAATGAGCAATTTCAACTCCATATGCTAAATCCACAAAATCATTAAATGTTGCCGTTAAAGGAATTGCTGTGGGCATTCCTGGAATCAAGGTTGACGGTAATGATTTTTTAGCAAGTTATGCAGTTGCCAGTGAGGCTATTGAATTTGCTCGTCAAGGTAATGGCCCAGTCTTAATTGAATTTGATACATATAGACTTGGAGCTCATTCATCATCTGATAATCCTGATATTTATCGACCAAAACCAGAATATGAAGAAGCTTTGACAAAAGATCCATTAATTAGAATGAAAAAATATTTAATTGACAAAAAACTCTGAACTGAAAAAAAACAAACAGCTCTTGATGAAGAGCAAGACTTGTTTATTCGTCAAGAATTTGATTATGCTGAAGCTCACAAAGATTATCCATTAGAAGATGTCTTTAATTATCTTTATGAAACTAAAACCCCAGAGTTAGAAGCACAATATCAAGAAGCTGCAGCATTTTTTGCAGCAAACCCAAATGCCAAAGGAGGACACCACTAA